Sequence from the Brevundimonas sp. SGAir0440 genome:
CGCGTCCAGCGTGGCGACCAGACCCTGCTGATGATCTACGCCGGTCCGTCGTCGCAGTTTCCGATCTACGACGGCGAGACCGTCCGCGCCGGCGGCCGCGCCTCGATCGTCGTGACCGAAGGCAGCCGCCGTCTGGCGATGGAGCATCTGTTCCAGCGCGCTGCGGACCCCAAGGAGATCCACGTGTGGATCGCCAGCGTCGAGGGCGCGGACCGGGATCTGGCCGAACGCATCGGCCAGTCCATCGACGTCAAATAGGGCTCAGCCCTCGGACCAGACAGCCATTTCGGTGCCGGCCGGATCGGTGAAGTGGAAGCGGCGACCGCCGGGGAAGCTGTAGATCGGTTTCACGATCCGGCCGCCGGCGGCCTCGACCTTGGCCTGCATGGCTTCCAGGTCATGGGCGTACAGGATGGGCAGGGGGGTCTTGGTCTGATCGGCCTGATCGGCGTCGAACCCGCCGTCCAGACCCTGATCGAAGGCGGCATAGGTCGGGCCGTAATCCACGAAGGTCCAGCCGAACGCCTGGCTGTAGAATTCCTTGGTCGCGGGCAGGTTGGCGGCGGGCAGTTCGAGGTAGTCCATCTTTCCGTCTTCACGCACGGTTGATCTCCTGAGTTGGGCGCCACCGGTCCCTTGTCTTGCACGCGCTATCGACATGCGCAAACCTGCAAACGGTTCGCAGTTGCAGGAATCGAGCGATGATCGTGATGACGACAGGCCTGTCGGCCCTGATGGCCTTGATGCGGTGCGAGGCGCGTCTGATCCAGCCGCCGCCGAGGCTCGACGCCGATCGTGGAAACCCGCGCCGGCCTCGACCCAGACCCTGATCAGCCGACCTGGGCGCGGTGCCTCAGATAGGCGTCGGCCAGGACGCAGGCGGCCATGGCCTCGACCACCGGCACGGCGCGCAGGGCGACGCATGGGTCGTGACGACCCTTGGTGCGCAGGTCCGTCTCTTCGCCGTCGCGCGTGATCGTCTGGCGCAGGGTCAGGATGGAGGAGGTCGGCTTGAACGCCACCCGCGCTGTCACCGGCTGACCCGTCGAAATCCCGCCCAGCACGCCGCCCGCCTTGTTCGACAGGAAGACCGGCTGCTTGTTCAGGTCCAGCCGCATCTCGTCGGCGTTCTGCTCTCCGGTCAGTTCGGCGGCCTCGAAGCCGGCCCCGATCTCGACCCCCTTGGCCGCATTGATCGACATCAGGGCGGCGGCCAACTCGCCGTCCAGCTTGCCGTACAGGGGCGCGCCCCAACCCGCCGGAACGCCCGTGACCTCCAGCGCGACGACCGCCCCGACCGACGATCCCGCCTTGCGGACGCCGTCCAGATAGGCCTCCCAGTCGCCCACGACCTCGACCGAGGCGGCGAATAGCGGATTGGTGTGGACGGCGTCGAAGTCGATCCGATCCGGCGCGATCCGATGCGGGCCGATCTGGACTACGCCGGCCCTGATCTTCACGCCGTCGCCCAGCACCTTGCGCGCCACGGCCCCGGCAGCCACGCGGCTGGCCGTCTCGCGCGCCGAGGATCGACCGCCGCCCCGGTGGTCCCGCACCCCGTATTTGGCCTGATAGACATAGTCGGCGTGCCCCGGCCGATAGGCGCGGGCGATCTCGCCATAGTCCTTGGACCGCTGGTCCTCGTTCTCGATCAGGATCGAGATCGGCGTGCCCGTCGTAACAGGCCCGTCGCCGTCGTCGAACACGCCCGACAGGATGCGCGCCGTGTCGCTTTCCTTGCGCTGGGTCACGAAACGGCTGCCGCCCGGCTTGCGCTGATCCAGCCAGGGCTGAAGATCCGCCTCGGTCAGAGGGATCATCGGCGGGCATCCGTCCACGACGCAGCCGATCGCCGGCCCATGGCTCTCGCCCCAGGTGGTCACGCGAAACAGATGGCCGAAGGTGTTGTGCGACATGGCCCCGACTTAGGCCGCCAGACGCTCCTGCGTCCAGACCCGCGTGAACCGCACCAGCAGGTCCTCCGCCGCCGAGGGAACATCGGATGACGGCTCCAGCGTCACGAACAGATGGCCCGCCGGCCGCGATCCGCGCGCGGGCAGGCCCAGGTCCTTCAACCGCACCCGCACCGGCGCGGCCATGTCGGCGGTGATCCAGGCCGAGCGCGTGCCGACAGGGGTCTCGATCTCCACCCGCCCGCCGTCGGCCATCAGGCGACGCTCGACGGCCCAGGTCATGAACAGATCGTCGCCGACGACCGACAGCCCGTCCTCGGGCCGGATCAGCACCGACAGATAGAGGTCGCTCCCGTCCGCCGCTCCGCGCCTGAGCCGCAGATGGTCGCCGCTGCGCAGGCCCTTGGGCGCCGTGACCCGCACCGTGCGTGCGCCCAGCCGGACCTCGACCTGACCCCCGGCCAGGGCCTGCATCGGCGACAGAACCAGAACCGGCATCGGCGCGGGCCGCGCGGCGGGGGCCGACAGGGCGGGGCGAGGGGGCTGGTGCGCCTGGATCAGCCGATAGGCCGCGATCACGCGCCGGAATCGCTCGGCGTCCCCGCCGGCCTGATCAGGCCGCGCCGCCTTCACCGCCGTGCGGAAGGCGGCCTTCAGCGTCGACGCATCGACATCGCCCTTCAGCCCCAGGATCGACAGGGCCTCACGGACGCCGGACACATCTGAAATCGGAACAGGCGCGCTCATGCCGTCACCGTTCGCCCATCAGGGTCAATGGGCGGTTAACCCTGACGGCGACATGCCCGT
This genomic interval carries:
- a CDS encoding DnaJ C-terminal domain-containing protein codes for the protein MSAPVPISDVSGVREALSILGLKGDVDASTLKAAFRTAVKAARPDQAGGDAERFRRVIAAYRLIQAHQPPRPALSAPAARPAPMPVLVLSPMQALAGGQVEVRLGARTVRVTAPKGLRSGDHLRLRRGAADGSDLYLSVLIRPEDGLSVVGDDLFMTWAVERRLMADGGRVEIETPVGTRSAWITADMAAPVRVRLKDLGLPARGSRPAGHLFVTLEPSSDVPSAAEDLLVRFTRVWTQERLAA
- the aroC gene encoding chorismate synthase gives rise to the protein MSHNTFGHLFRVTTWGESHGPAIGCVVDGCPPMIPLTEADLQPWLDQRKPGGSRFVTQRKESDTARILSGVFDDGDGPVTTGTPISILIENEDQRSKDYGEIARAYRPGHADYVYQAKYGVRDHRGGGRSSARETASRVAAGAVARKVLGDGVKIRAGVVQIGPHRIAPDRIDFDAVHTNPLFAASVEVVGDWEAYLDGVRKAGSSVGAVVALEVTGVPAGWGAPLYGKLDGELAAALMSINAAKGVEIGAGFEAAELTGEQNADEMRLDLNKQPVFLSNKAGGVLGGISTGQPVTARVAFKPTSSILTLRQTITRDGEETDLRTKGRHDPCVALRAVPVVEAMAACVLADAYLRHRAQVG
- a CDS encoding VOC family protein, which encodes MREDGKMDYLELPAANLPATKEFYSQAFGWTFVDYGPTYAAFDQGLDGGFDADQADQTKTPLPILYAHDLEAMQAKVEAAGGRIVKPIYSFPGGRRFHFTDPAGTEMAVWSEG